One stretch of Musicola paradisiaca NCPPB 2511 DNA includes these proteins:
- a CDS encoding methyl-accepting chemotaxis protein — protein sequence MDMKMMSKSNQQGKAGILSNLGLVPLFVIILGGIMLMFALAIGTASYFLVRANQNLDYVTQEIDVRLGLSNSSNHLRTARLLIIQAGAAVRVGDTEVFNNNIKQAEQRIVMSKDAFNIYENRTVKTDTDIALDPDLKKAYNDYIEKGILPMLKAAKDGYFEEILNHEADEVRVLDAEYNKPLLKAIAFRTERAKALNAEAQHQAMLGYSLMAISFVIAAVMTLLTFMFLRGTLIKPMNVLVTRIQRIAQGDLTQSDERFGRNEMGILGQNVQQMQASLVHTVSTVRDSAGSIYQGTTEITAGNKDLASRTEQQAAAIEQTAASMEQLTATVKQNSDNAHHASQLASNASGKARQGGEIVENVINTMNSISGSSRKISEITNVINSIAFQTNILALNAAVEAARAGEQGRGFAVVAGEVRNLAQRSAQAAKEIENLISESVTLVNNGSALVDKAGQTMHEIVHAVTNVTDIMNEIASASDEQSRGISQVGQAITEMDSTTQQNAALVQQASAAAASLEEQASILTHAVAAFKLANHAGSSFITPAKPALATTAATTTNLQLGKPHAKTGSDNWETF from the coding sequence ATGGATATGAAAATGATGTCAAAATCAAATCAACAGGGTAAAGCGGGCATATTGAGTAACCTTGGTCTGGTACCGTTATTTGTCATCATTCTGGGCGGCATCATGCTGATGTTTGCTCTGGCTATTGGTACCGCCAGCTATTTTCTGGTTCGCGCTAACCAAAATCTGGATTATGTCACCCAGGAAATCGACGTCCGTCTAGGTCTCTCCAACAGTTCCAACCATCTCAGAACCGCCCGATTGCTTATTATTCAGGCTGGAGCTGCTGTTCGCGTTGGAGATACGGAGGTATTTAACAACAATATAAAGCAAGCCGAACAACGCATCGTAATGTCAAAAGATGCGTTCAATATCTATGAAAACCGGACCGTTAAAACCGATACGGATATCGCTTTGGATCCCGATCTGAAAAAGGCTTACAACGATTATATCGAAAAAGGCATCCTGCCGATGTTGAAGGCAGCCAAAGACGGTTATTTTGAAGAAATACTGAATCATGAGGCAGATGAAGTTCGCGTACTGGATGCGGAATACAATAAGCCGCTGCTGAAAGCGATTGCATTTCGGACAGAACGCGCCAAGGCACTGAATGCCGAAGCTCAACATCAAGCCATGTTAGGTTATTCACTGATGGCGATCAGCTTTGTGATTGCCGCAGTGATGACCTTGCTGACATTCATGTTCTTGCGTGGCACGTTGATTAAACCGATGAATGTTCTGGTCACTCGCATCCAACGCATTGCGCAAGGCGACCTGACTCAATCCGATGAACGTTTCGGTCGAAACGAGATGGGGATTCTCGGCCAGAATGTCCAACAAATGCAGGCATCACTGGTGCATACGGTTTCAACGGTTCGTGATAGTGCGGGCTCTATTTATCAGGGTACGACAGAAATTACCGCCGGTAACAAAGACCTTGCCTCCAGAACGGAACAGCAGGCTGCAGCTATCGAACAGACGGCCGCCAGCATGGAGCAGTTGACCGCCACAGTAAAACAAAACTCGGATAACGCCCACCATGCCAGCCAATTGGCATCAAATGCCTCCGGAAAAGCGCGTCAAGGTGGCGAAATCGTTGAAAATGTCATCAACACGATGAACAGTATCTCCGGCAGTTCCCGTAAAATCTCTGAAATCACCAATGTCATCAACAGCATTGCCTTCCAGACCAACATTCTGGCGCTGAATGCTGCGGTAGAAGCGGCGCGGGCAGGCGAACAAGGACGTGGTTTTGCCGTTGTCGCAGGTGAAGTTCGTAATCTGGCGCAGCGCAGTGCTCAAGCCGCCAAGGAGATTGAAAATCTGATTTCTGAATCAGTTACCCTAGTCAACAATGGCTCCGCCCTGGTTGATAAAGCTGGGCAGACAATGCACGAAATCGTCCATGCAGTAACCAACGTCACCGATATTATGAATGAGATCGCCTCCGCATCTGACGAACAGAGCAGAGGGATCAGCCAGGTCGGTCAGGCGATTACGGAAATGGACAGCACAACGCAACAGAATGCGGCATTGGTACAGCAAGCATCGGCAGCCGCCGCGTCACTTGAGGAACAGGCATCAATACTGACTCACGCCGTAGCCGCATTCAAACTCGCCAATCACGCGGGTTCGTCATTCATCACGCCAGCCAAGCCAGCATTGGCGACAACGGCGGCCACGACAACAAATCTGCAGCTTGGGAAACCGCACGCCAAGACCGGCAGCGATAACTGGGAAACGTTCTGA
- the flhD gene encoding flagellar transcriptional regulator FlhD — MGTSELLKHIYDINLSYLLLAQRLINDEKASAMFRLGINEEMADTLMQLTLPQMVKLAETNQLICHFRFSDHNTIKLLTQESRVDDLQQIHTGILLSSHLLQELSSKEENLPKKRA; from the coding sequence ATGGGTACCTCTGAATTACTCAAGCACATTTATGACATCAATTTGTCTTACTTGTTACTTGCTCAACGGTTAATCAACGACGAAAAGGCATCTGCTATGTTTCGTCTCGGCATAAATGAAGAGATGGCCGATACGCTGATGCAGCTTACTTTGCCGCAGATGGTCAAGCTGGCCGAAACCAATCAACTGATATGTCATTTCCGCTTCAGTGATCACAATACGATTAAGCTTCTGACTCAAGAGTCACGTGTTGATGATTTGCAGCAAATTCATACCGGAATCTTATTATCTAGTCATTTATTACAAGAGTTGTCTTCTAAAGAAGAAAACCTGCCTAAGAAAAGGGCATGA
- the flhC gene encoding flagellar transcriptional regulator FlhC, protein MAEKSIVQEAKDIQLAMELISLGARLQMLESETQLSRGRLIKLYKELRGSPPPKGMLPFSTDWFMTWEQNIHSSMFYNAYLFLLKNGQHSGVEAVIRAYRLYLEQCAPQSDAPLLALTRAWTLVRFVDSGMLQLSSCNCCKGMFITHAHQPKNGFVCSLCQPPSRAVKRRKLSPHVADMIPQLLDEQVKHAV, encoded by the coding sequence ATGGCGGAAAAAAGCATTGTTCAAGAAGCGAAAGATATTCAGTTAGCGATGGAGCTGATATCTCTTGGCGCTCGCTTACAGATGCTGGAAAGTGAAACCCAGCTGAGTCGTGGGCGTTTAATCAAATTGTATAAAGAATTGAGAGGGAGTCCCCCACCTAAAGGTATGCTGCCTTTTTCTACTGACTGGTTCATGACATGGGAACAGAATATTCATTCGTCCATGTTCTATAACGCCTATTTATTTTTGCTGAAAAATGGTCAGCATAGTGGCGTAGAGGCAGTTATAAGGGCTTACCGCCTCTATCTGGAGCAATGTGCTCCACAAAGCGATGCTCCTCTGCTAGCGTTGACCCGGGCGTGGACATTAGTGCGTTTTGTTGATAGTGGCATGCTGCAGCTATCCTCTTGTAATTGCTGCAAAGGCATGTTTATCACTCATGCTCATCAACCTAAAAACGGGTTCGTCTGCAGTCTGTGTCAACCTCCTTCCCGAGCAGTAAAAAGACGTAAACTTTCTCCGCATGTTGCCGATATGATACCTCAACTGCTGGATGAACAGGTCAAGCACGCCGTCTGA